Genomic DNA from Desulfonema ishimotonii:
CGGAAATCCTTTGTCGAAATGTCATTTTTTCTCAAAAGCGCCAGTTTATGTTTGATCAGGGGATGGTTTGCAACAGTTACGGACACAACAGCCTCCTCGCTTGGATAATTCTGGAAAACAGACCAGTGACGGACAGTCTCCGGCAATAGCCGCCAGATGTTAAAAAAAGATTTCCCGGACCGTTCGTGCAGGTTCCACAGGTGCGCACCCGGTGGCAGAGGGGGGATATACTTAGTGCCGCCACAATCTGCGTTTCTGTCATTCCGAACGGATGTGGGGAATCTCAGGATTTCTCCCTTCGGTCGAAATGACAAAGGCTCATTTTATGACGGTAGGCAGTATAAAACCATCTGCACCACTGCCCGGAAGGGTTTGTATTCATACATACCCGTCTGGCTTAAAAATAGCCCAGGGGCCTTTTAAACGTGTAATCGACAGGGGATTTGATCAGCATCTCATAGGCATCACGGGTGCCGCCGGTGGCGGCAGAAAAGGGCAGCGCGACAACAAATGCAACCGACCCGATCAATATCGCACCGAGTCCGAAAGGACGCATCAGCAGCGCATCAACCGTCATATAGCCGGGGGTGGTACCGCTCTCATCACTGATCGGAACCTGAGAATCCTGTGCCATTGCCGATGTGCCCAGGGGCACCGCAAGCATTGCCGCAATCAGCCAGAACACCACAGCGTATTTTGTCATATGGCGCATCCCGCCTCCTTTCTGTAAAAAATCGGTTAAATGATCTGGTATATATGCAAAACACGGAACCGTCTGTTTTCCGTTTTCAGCCCCCCCCTGCGACCCGCCGACCCGTTCCGGCTTGAATCCCGGGGCCATCAGACCTATTATTACCCTGTCCCGGACGTGTACAGCATCCCGGCGCTCAGGGCAGTGGAAATTACCGGGCAACGTAGAAAAAGGCGGTTTACGTGTCAGGGTAAAAGACGTTCCGTCTCCTATCCGTCTGTATAACAATCCCAGCGAAATGACAACACCTTCTCAATACATTGAGGTCGCGATCGCCCTCCCCGTAGACAAGACCTTCACCTATGCGGCGACGCCACCGCTGTCGCATCTGATCTGCCCGGGCAAACGGGTTCTGGTTCCCTTCAGACGCCGCCGGGTCACCGGTTACGTGCTGGGACCGGCCCCGCCGCCCCGGGACTACACGGCCAAGGCGGTACTGGACGTGCCGGACCCGTCCCCCCTGTTTCCTGTCGAGATGATCCGATTTTTCAGATGGGTGGCGGACTATTATCTCTATCCCCTGGGCGAGGTCATCCGGTGCGCCCTGCCGGGGGGGCTGAACCGCAGCGACATCGAGACCCTCTCCCTGACCGACGCCGGGAGAGGGGCATGCACGTCCGCCATACTGACGCCGCCGGAACAGGAGATTCTGCGCTATCTGGGGAAGGGGCCGTGCAAGCCCGGCTCCCTGAGGCGGCATATGGGGTCTGCCATGCCCGCCGCCCTGCTCCGGATGTTCGAGCGTCGGGGATGGGTGGCCCGTGAACGAATTGCCGGACGGGATCAGGCCCGGCAGAGGACCGAGCGGTATGTGGCGCCGGGGGACGGGGAGATGGCCGGGGACAGCGTGTCGGCCCCGAGGAAAAAGATCCTTTCGGTTCTCCGGGAACGCGGCGAGGTTCCCCTGAGAGCGCTGAAAGAACAGGTGCCCACTGCGGCCGGTCTGGTGAGGGCCATGGCGCAGGCCGGGCAGGTGATCCTTTCTGAAAAGCCGGTTTACCGGGACCCCTTTGGCGAACCGATCCGGCCCGATACCCCGCCAAAGCTGACACCGGAACAGGCCGGGATTATCGGGACCGTGCTGGAAAACCTCGACGGCGGATTTTCCGCCTGGCTGCTGGCCGGGGTGACGGGGAGCGGAAAGACGGAGGTCTACATGCGGCTTGCGCGGGCGGTGACTGACCGGGATCTGCCGGTGGTGGTGCTGGTTCCCGAAATCGCCCTCATCTCCCAGATGGAGCGGCGGTTCCGCGCCCGGTTCGGCGAGCAGGTGGCGGTCCTTCACAGCGGGCTTTCAGCCGGGGAGCGCTACGACCAGTGGCTGCGGATTCTCAACGGCGAGGCCCGGATCATCATCGGGGCGCGCTCGGCCATTTTCGCGCCCTGCCGGCGGATCGGCATGATCATCGTGGACGAGGAACACGACACCTCCTACAAGCAGGGGGCCGACCTGCTCTACAACGCCCGTGACCTTGCCGTGGTCCGGGCCAGACAACTGGGCGGGGTGGCCCTGCTGGGATCGGCCACCCCGTCGGTCCAGTCCTTTTACAATGTGAAAATCCGGAAATTCCGGGAGCTGCGCCTGACCCGGCGCGTTGAAAAACGCCCCCTTCCGCACATCTCGGTGGTGGATCTGCGGCAGCACCGGGATGTCCGGGGGGCACGGCGCTTTATCACGCCACCGCTGCATCAGGCCATGAAGACGGCCCTGGAACGCAGAGAACAGGTGCTGATCTTCCTGAACCGCCGGGGATTTGCCAGCTTTCCGGTCTGTGCCGACTGCGGGGCTGCCGTCCGGTGCAATCACTGCGATATCACCCTGACCCTTCACCGGCTCGCCAGCGCCTACAAATGCCACTACTGCGGGTTCACCCGGCCCGCTCCCGGCGCCTGTTCCGCCTGCGGATCGCCGAACATCAAGCTGCTGGGCATGGGCACCGAAAAGGTGGAAAAGGCGGTCAACGCCCTCTTCCCGGAGGCACGGGTGGCACGCATGGACCGGGATACCACCACACGGAAGGGGTCGATCCTCAAGATCCTCAAAGGGCTGAAAAACGGGGCCATTGACGTGCTGATCGGCACCCAGATGGTGGCCAAGGGGCATGATTTCCCCAACATCACCGTGGTGGGGATCATCTGCGCGGACCTCTCCCTGAGTATGCCCGACTTCCGGGCCGGGGAGCGGACCTTTCAACTGCTGGCCCAGGTGGCCGGGCGGGCGGGGCGGGGGGATGTGCCGGGACAGGTGATTTTACAGACCTACATGCCCGATCATTTCAGCATTATGGCGGCCAGAGCGCAGGACTTCCGGGCCTTTTACAAGACTGAGATCGGCTTTCGGAAGGCCCTCGGCTATCCGCCGGAATCCCGGCTCATCCAGATCCGAATTTCGGGAAAGGACGAGGAAAAAACCGGTGATGCGGCCCGGACCCTGGGGCTTTTCTGCCGGGATCTCCGGGGGCGGGATACGGTTTACGCCGCCGTGGAGGTTCTCGGTCCCATTGAATCGCCCATCTCCCGGATCGAGGACCGGTACCGGTGGCAGATGCTCCTGAAGGGGCGTAACGTCAGTGCCCTGCGGCGGTTTACCCGGCAAATGGTTTCGGAGAATGCGGCGCTCTTCAGCCACCCGAAGATCAGCGTCATTGTGGATGTGGACCCGTTTTTTATGTCTTAGGAAGAGGGGAAACCGCCAATCAGACAAAAATATTTGGCGTCCATCCGGGTGTATTCGCGGTTTAAAATAAGGAAACCGCGAATAAACACAAATCAGACAAAAAATTTGGCGTTCGTTCATGTGCATCTGCGATTTAAGAAGCTGTTTTAAAAATACCACCGACTCGGAAACGGAGTGCGAAAATTAAGGCCGAAGGCCGTTTTTTCGCGGGGTTTGCAAAAGTACGCCCCCCCTTTGGGGGCTGACTTTTGCACTCCGAAGTGATTTTTAAAACAGCTTCTAAAAACAACAGGCCGATCGGCTCACGAAAGCCGGTCGGCCTGTTGTCATCGGTCATGAGGCTCTGACCTGTTATCTGATCAGGGTTTGGACTGATCCGCCTTTTCCGCT
This window encodes:
- the priA gene encoding replication restart helicase PriA; this encodes MTTPSQYIEVAIALPVDKTFTYAATPPLSHLICPGKRVLVPFRRRRVTGYVLGPAPPPRDYTAKAVLDVPDPSPLFPVEMIRFFRWVADYYLYPLGEVIRCALPGGLNRSDIETLSLTDAGRGACTSAILTPPEQEILRYLGKGPCKPGSLRRHMGSAMPAALLRMFERRGWVARERIAGRDQARQRTERYVAPGDGEMAGDSVSAPRKKILSVLRERGEVPLRALKEQVPTAAGLVRAMAQAGQVILSEKPVYRDPFGEPIRPDTPPKLTPEQAGIIGTVLENLDGGFSAWLLAGVTGSGKTEVYMRLARAVTDRDLPVVVLVPEIALISQMERRFRARFGEQVAVLHSGLSAGERYDQWLRILNGEARIIIGARSAIFAPCRRIGMIIVDEEHDTSYKQGADLLYNARDLAVVRARQLGGVALLGSATPSVQSFYNVKIRKFRELRLTRRVEKRPLPHISVVDLRQHRDVRGARRFITPPLHQAMKTALERREQVLIFLNRRGFASFPVCADCGAAVRCNHCDITLTLHRLASAYKCHYCGFTRPAPGACSACGSPNIKLLGMGTEKVEKAVNALFPEARVARMDRDTTTRKGSILKILKGLKNGAIDVLIGTQMVAKGHDFPNITVVGIICADLSLSMPDFRAGERTFQLLAQVAGRAGRGDVPGQVILQTYMPDHFSIMAARAQDFRAFYKTEIGFRKALGYPPESRLIQIRISGKDEEKTGDAARTLGLFCRDLRGRDTVYAAVEVLGPIESPISRIEDRYRWQMLLKGRNVSALRRFTRQMVSENAALFSHPKISVIVDVDPFFMS